A DNA window from Ostrea edulis chromosome 5, xbOstEdul1.1, whole genome shotgun sequence contains the following coding sequences:
- the LOC125651666 gene encoding sushi, nidogen and EGF-like domain-containing protein 1 isoform X2 translates to MHGGRCHNLVNRFTCSCPDGYNGARCQYDINECDSNPCMHGGRCHNLVNRFTCSCPDGYNGAQCEYNINECDSNPCMHGGTCHNLVNRFICSCPDEYYGIRCEYEKCTESHGVQELNFTKLTENITFSSFDHLPGIYGQSCDGERLTVNFPETELTWSREIHTITMTANDNRGHSTSCVLSVKMKDMIPPSFLDCPSVDIVQDGCNGGSLVTWSPIHVEDNSGNVTVSSSNSNGEFMKFGSHLISYNAADEFGNTNQCNFTVNVKKLRNSVCDIPPQVFHGVISCHDGHTLSCGIDRCEPGYLQTNTTNHVCSNGIWKPQFSAEFASSSCIKPEPIHLERNYTFRFTCPNLKFSPTALRDCIKQSDLCPTGDILLCDKPFQRIEGKYLASKDLQIWTTLEGILPYDGNRSGLINRMDRHGNSIAAYFKNGNFKQTCHQLRCQFEHIKPDSLREVCGNGTVEFIIHGKRMCHKFLI, encoded by the exons ATGCACGGAGGAAGATGCCACAATTTAGTGAATAGATTTACGTGTTCTTGTCCGGATGGGTATAATGGAGCACGATGTCAATACG ATATAAACGAATGTGACAGTAACCCATGCATGCACGGAGGAAGATGCCACAATTTAGTGAATAGATTTACGTGTTCTTGTCCGGATGGGTATAATGGAGCACAATGCGAATACA atatAAACGAATGTGACAGTAACCCATGTATGCACGGAGGAACATGTCACAATTTAGTGAATAGGTTCATATGTTCTTGTCCGGATGAGTATTATGGGATACGATGCGAATACG aaAAATGTACAGAATCAC ATGGAGTACAAGAACTTAATTTCACTAAACTGACGGAAAATATAACTTTCTCATCATTTGATCATCTTCCTGGTATATACGGACAAAGTTGTGACGGCGAGAGATTGACGGTCAACTTTCCAGAGACAGAACTCACGTGGAGTCGTGAAATACACACTATTACAATGACGGCTAATGATAACCGAGGACATTCCACCTCGTGTGTTCTTAGTGTCAAAATGAAAG ATATGATCCCACCATCGTTTTTGGATTGCCCCTCAGTGGACATTGTGCAGGATGGTTGTAATGGGGGTTCTCTTGTCACGTGGTCACCAATACATGTTGAAGATAATTCGGGAAACGTCACAGTCTCAAGTAGCAACAGTAACGGAGAATTTATGAAGTTTGGAAGTCATTTAATTTCCTACAACGCAGCTGATGAATTCGGAAACACTAACCAGTGTAACTTCACTGTCAATGTGAAGAAGTTACGAA ATAGTGTATGTGATATCCCACCTCAAGTATTTCATGGAGTAATCTCCTGTCATGACGGTCACACTTTAAGTTGTGGTATAGACCGATGTGAACCAGGATATCTACAGACAAACACCACAAATCACGTTTGTAGCAACGGCATTTGGAAACCACAGTTCTCGGCAGAATTTGCCTCTTCGAGTTGTATTA AACCTGAACCGATTCACTTGGAAAGAAACTACACATTTAGATTCACCTGTCCCAACCTGAAGTTCAGTCCAACTGCCCTAAGAGACTGCATAAAACAATCAGATCTTTGTCCAACGGGTGATATTTTACTCTGTGACAAGCCTTTTCAGCGGATAGAAGGGAAGTATCTCGCCTCTAAAGATCTCCAGATCTGGACAACACTGGAGGGAATATTGCC GTATGACGGAAATAGAAGTGGTCTTATTAATAGAATGGATCGCCACGGAAATTCAATCGCAGcatatttcaaaaatggaaaCTTCAAGCAAACATGTCATCAACTCAGGTGTCAATTCGAACACATCAAACCCGATTCTCTTCGAGAGGTTTGCGGAAACGGGACTGTTGAATTTATAATACATGGAAAAAGAATGTGCCATAAGTTCTTaatttaa
- the LOC125651666 gene encoding neurogenic locus notch homolog protein 1-like isoform X1 has product MHGGRCHNLVNRFTCSCPDGYNGARCQYDINECDSNPCMHGGRCHNLVNRFTCSCPDGYNGAQCEYNINECDSNPCMHGGTCHNLVNRFICSCPDEYYGIRCEYEKCTESPNVINCPDGVQELNFTKLTENITFSSFDHLPGIYGQSCDGERLTVNFPETELTWSREIHTITMTANDNRGHSTSCVLSVKMKDMIPPSFLDCPSVDIVQDGCNGGSLVTWSPIHVEDNSGNVTVSSSNSNGEFMKFGSHLISYNAADEFGNTNQCNFTVNVKKLRNSVCDIPPQVFHGVISCHDGHTLSCGIDRCEPGYLQTNTTNHVCSNGIWKPQFSAEFASSSCIKPEPIHLERNYTFRFTCPNLKFSPTALRDCIKQSDLCPTGDILLCDKPFQRIEGKYLASKDLQIWTTLEGILPYDGNRSGLINRMDRHGNSIAAYFKNGNFKQTCHQLRCQFEHIKPDSLREVCGNGTVEFIIHGKRMCHKFLI; this is encoded by the exons ATGCACGGAGGAAGATGCCACAATTTAGTGAATAGATTTACGTGTTCTTGTCCGGATGGGTATAATGGAGCACGATGTCAATACG ATATAAACGAATGTGACAGTAACCCATGCATGCACGGAGGAAGATGCCACAATTTAGTGAATAGATTTACGTGTTCTTGTCCGGATGGGTATAATGGAGCACAATGCGAATACA atatAAACGAATGTGACAGTAACCCATGTATGCACGGAGGAACATGTCACAATTTAGTGAATAGGTTCATATGTTCTTGTCCGGATGAGTATTATGGGATACGATGCGAATACG aaAAATGTACAGAATCAC CCAATGTCATAAACTGCCCAGATGGAGTACAAGAACTTAATTTCACTAAACTGACGGAAAATATAACTTTCTCATCATTTGATCATCTTCCTGGTATATACGGACAAAGTTGTGACGGCGAGAGATTGACGGTCAACTTTCCAGAGACAGAACTCACGTGGAGTCGTGAAATACACACTATTACAATGACGGCTAATGATAACCGAGGACATTCCACCTCGTGTGTTCTTAGTGTCAAAATGAAAG ATATGATCCCACCATCGTTTTTGGATTGCCCCTCAGTGGACATTGTGCAGGATGGTTGTAATGGGGGTTCTCTTGTCACGTGGTCACCAATACATGTTGAAGATAATTCGGGAAACGTCACAGTCTCAAGTAGCAACAGTAACGGAGAATTTATGAAGTTTGGAAGTCATTTAATTTCCTACAACGCAGCTGATGAATTCGGAAACACTAACCAGTGTAACTTCACTGTCAATGTGAAGAAGTTACGAA ATAGTGTATGTGATATCCCACCTCAAGTATTTCATGGAGTAATCTCCTGTCATGACGGTCACACTTTAAGTTGTGGTATAGACCGATGTGAACCAGGATATCTACAGACAAACACCACAAATCACGTTTGTAGCAACGGCATTTGGAAACCACAGTTCTCGGCAGAATTTGCCTCTTCGAGTTGTATTA AACCTGAACCGATTCACTTGGAAAGAAACTACACATTTAGATTCACCTGTCCCAACCTGAAGTTCAGTCCAACTGCCCTAAGAGACTGCATAAAACAATCAGATCTTTGTCCAACGGGTGATATTTTACTCTGTGACAAGCCTTTTCAGCGGATAGAAGGGAAGTATCTCGCCTCTAAAGATCTCCAGATCTGGACAACACTGGAGGGAATATTGCC GTATGACGGAAATAGAAGTGGTCTTATTAATAGAATGGATCGCCACGGAAATTCAATCGCAGcatatttcaaaaatggaaaCTTCAAGCAAACATGTCATCAACTCAGGTGTCAATTCGAACACATCAAACCCGATTCTCTTCGAGAGGTTTGCGGAAACGGGACTGTTGAATTTATAATACATGGAAAAAGAATGTGCCATAAGTTCTTaatttaa